Proteins found in one Lycium ferocissimum isolate CSIRO_LF1 chromosome 6, AGI_CSIRO_Lferr_CH_V1, whole genome shotgun sequence genomic segment:
- the LOC132060400 gene encoding mediator of RNA polymerase II transcription subunit 4-like, with protein MLQNVQHQLLQSPARLGLPTPNSPSLQNPSPPPKFSSQVSQPHPPNQQANILTTTTTSSTLLPLLPPLSRAQSLLIQMASLASKLFEVSPNRAHWLSAFRGSLPSFLPSTPPVPRDSSPSSSKEILSVFTSLQTQLFEAVAELQEILDLQDEKQKVIREIRSKDSSILAFANKLKEAERVLDMLVDDYSDYRRPKRAKLENDTEESSVTTVATQLKLSDILSYAHRISYTTFAPPEFGSGQAPLRGALPPAPQDEQMRASQLYNFADLDVGLPKTDEAKKIVEPLIEPLAETNPLANLPNIVVPSGWKPGMPVELPTDLPLPPPGWKPGDPIALPPMDSLSLPPKVEEAQARPVPPAGLPRMPEPIQVRHVQLDIEDDSSEYSSDDASSDSED; from the coding sequence ATGCTACAGAATGTTCAGCACCAACTTTTGCAATCGCCAGCCCGGCTGGGCCTGCCAACTCCCAATTCACCGTCTCTTCAGAACCCAAGCCCTCCTCCTAAGTTCTCTTCGCAAGTGTCACAACCTCATCCACCAAATCAACAGGCAAATATATTAACCACCACTACTACCTCATCGACCCTCCTTCCTCTTCTCCCACCTCTCTCCCGAGCTCAATCTCTTCTCATTCAAATGGCATCTCTTGCTTCAAAACTCTTTGAAGTCTCACCTAACCGGGCCCATTGGCTCAGTGCTTTTCGAGGATCTCTTCCTTCATTTCTGCCCTCTACGCCGCCGGTTCCACGAGATTCCTCCCCTTCATCGTCAAAAGAAATACTCTCCGTGTTTACTTCTCTTCAGACACAGTTGTTTGAAGCAGTTGCAGAACTGCAAGAAATTCTTGATCTTCAAGATGAGAAGCAAAAAGTCATCCGCGAAATTAGGTCAAAAGATTCTTCGATCCTTGCTTTTGCCAACAAACTCAAAGAAGCTGAGCGTGTTCTTGACATGCTTGTTGATGATTACTCTGATTATCGTCGTCCCAAACGGGCCAAGTTGGAAAATGATACCGAAGAATCTTCAGTAACAACTGTGGCAACTCAGTTGAAATTATCTGACATATTGTCATATGCTCATAGGATAAGCTACACTACTTTTGCACCACCTGAATTTGGTTCGGGACAGGCGCCTCTTCGGGGAGCACTCCCTCCGGCCCCACAGGATGAGCAAATGCGTGCTTCTCAATTATATAACTTTGCTGATCTTGATGTTGGCTTACCTAAAACAGATGAAGCCAAGAAGATTGTTGAGCCACTCATTGAGCCTCTGGCAGAAACTAACCCACTTGCTAATCTTCCAAATATTGTAGTGCCATCTGGATGGAAACCTGGTATGCCCGTCGAGTTGCCCACTGACCTTCCACTTCCTCCACCTGGGTGGAAGCCTGGCGATCCAATTGCACTTCCTCCTATGGATTCTCTTTCACTTCCACCAAAGGTCGAGGAAGCACAAGCACGACCAGTACCTCCCGCAGGACTACCAAGAATGCCAGAACCAATACAAGTTCGGCATGTGCAGCTTGATATTGAGGATGATAGTAGCGAGTATAGTTCTGATGATGCCAGCTCTGATAGTGAAGATTGA
- the LOC132061025 gene encoding protein MIZU-KUSSEI 1-like, with protein sequence MISSYPRTTGTVAITTVDCQKQVRSWRLLRSLMELLIPTCKCTFVENDEENYNINPSNYNYHRRQPSSSSLSSCSVMTGTIFGYRRGKVSFCIQTNPKSATPALLLELAVSTSTLAREMHGGSVRIALESGSNGGVQSPLRMYCNGKKVGFAVKRKPTKADLQVLRQIESVNVGAGIIHGKDIKRDDDIMYLRGKFERVHGSYDDSESFHLIDPEGSMGQELSIFFLPSRS encoded by the exons ATGATCAGTTCATACCCTAGAACCACCGGCACCGTCGCCATCACCACCGTAGACTGCCAGAAACAAGTCCGGTCGTGGAGGCTCCTCCGCTCTCTCATGGAGCTACTCATCCCTACGTGCAAGTGCACATTCgtagaaaatgatgaagaaaatTACAATATTAATCCCTCCAACTATAACTACCATCGTCGccaaccatcatcatcatcattatcatcttgCTCCGTTATGACGGGGACAATCTTCGGCTATCGCCGGGGAAAAGTTAGTTTTTGTATTCAAACAAACCCTAAATCAGCTACCCCGGCTCTCCTCCTTGAACTTGCTGTGTCCACCTCCACTCTCGCCAG GGAAATGCATGGAGGGAGTGTGAGAATTGCTTTGGAGAGTGGCAGTAATGGTGGAGTTCAATCACCTTTGAGGATGTATTGTAATGGAAAAAAAGTAGGATTTGCTGTGAAAAGAAAACCTACAAAAGCTGATTTACAAGTATTGCGACAAATTGAATCAGTTAATGTTGGAGCAGGAATTATTCATGGGAAAGATATAAAAcgtgatgatgatattatgtaTCTTAGAGGAAAATTTGAGAGGGTCCATGGATCTTATGATGACTCTGAATCATTTCATTTGATTGATCCTGAAGGAAGCATGGGTCAAGAATTAAGCATTTTCTTTCTACCCTCTCGCTCCTGA